ATGATTCAGAAAAATTTTCACATAAAGCTCAAATCACTAAGAAAATCTCAAGGGGTAAGCCTTTTACAGCTTGCCAATGCCATTGGGAAGACTAAAAGCTATATTTCCATGATTGAAAACAATAAAGCTACCCCTTCCATATCAACACTAAAACAGATTGCATCCTTTTTTGGCCTTACTTTGGCTGAATTTTTTGAAGATGAAGATAATAGGTTGCATATTAATAAAGAGGTTTTTAAATTAGCTGATGATGCGAGGCTTATTTACTCCAAAAAAGGGGAGTACAATCTTTATCTTCTCATTGACAACCCAAAACTAAAAATGAAAACCTACCTCGTAGAATTAATGCCAAATGGTGGATACGAGCAAGAATTAAAGCATGAGGGGGAAGAGCAAGGGTACATACTTGAAGGGAAGATTCAGCTGTCATTAGATGGTATAACTCATGAATTAGAAAAAGATGAGTATTTTTATTTTAACTCATCCAAAAAGCACAAAGTAAAAAACATAAGCAATAAAGTAGCCAAAATCTTCTGGGTTTACCTGCCCTAAAGTTAATCTTTATTTTTTCCAAAAATTGAAAACACTTTCCTTGCAAATCCGGGTTTTCCGTCAAGCTCTTCAAGAAGAGTATCAAGCTCACTATTTTTATAATTTAACATTTTAGCCTTTTTAAGATAATTTAAGGCTGCACTTTTCAGCTCAGCTTTATAATAAATTTTGCCAAGCAAAAAGAAATTTTCACCGTTGTAATCTTCAAGCTTAATCAGCTTCATACAATATTCTTTTGACTCATGAAGCCTTCTTGGTTTTTCCATAAGGCACTTTACTACATTGCGAAGATATCTCGGATTGGTCTCGTCTTTCCTGTATGCATTTAAAAAGCAATCAAGGGCATTATTTATATCCCCCTCTTTAAGGAAATTCACCCCCTTTGCATAGTAAGCTTTAGCAATATCATAATTACTCAAGTTTCTGTTTCTATTTTCTGTAATAGCTATCGTTTTACCATCATAAGAACTTTTTATAGTCTGATAAGCTTCATTAATCTCTTTAAACCTTTCCTGATAGTAAACTTTATCTGTATCACTTATGTTAAATTTACTGTCCGGGTGGAATCTTTTTGATAGCTCTATAAATCGTTTATGGACCTGCTCAAACGAAGCATCCCTTGTCAAACCCAAAGTATCATAGCACTCATTAATATCCATAGCACTCCACACATCTTTTTTTAATAAATATAAATACTTTGGGTATGTGACTTATTTAAAAAAAATTTTTACTTATGTCAAACTTTTTTTTAATCGCATATGACATGACTACAAAAGATTTAGCACCCAATATTAGGTGCTAAATTAGTAATATCATATAATTTTTATACATTCATACCTTTTGAAAGCACTTGCTCTTTTAGCTTTCTCTTTAACACTTTGCCCGTAGCAGTCAAAGGTAACTCATCAACAACATAGATATGTCTTGGCACCTTAAAATTTGCCAAATGCTCTTTTAGAAACTCTTTAATTGCAGCAGGGTCAAGTTTTGCTCCCTCTTTTGGTAAAAGATAAGCTACCGGGACTTCTCCGCTTGCCTTATCTGGAATACCTATAACAGCAGCAGCCTCAACCCCGTCAACGGTATATAACAATTCTTCTATCTCTCTCGGATAAAGGTTTATCCCTTTAACAATTATCAAATCTTTCTTTCTATCAACAATATAAATAAATCCATCTTCATCAAGCCTTGCCATATCCCCGGTAAAAAGCCATCCATTTTTAATTGTCATCTTTGTTACTTCAGGCAGGCCCCAATAACCTTTCATAACATTTGGACCTTTCACAATTAATTCCCCCACTGCACCTACTGGTAATTCTTCTTCGTTATCATCTACCACTTTCACTTCTACCCCAGGCAAAGCTGGCCCAACAGAATAAGCTCTCTGCTCCTCAAGGCGATTAACTGCCACTACAGGGGAAGCTTCAGATAACCCATACCCTTCAATTATCGGTCTTTTAAATTTACCCTCAAATTCTTTCAATATTTCCTCAGGAAGCGGTGCTCCACCACTTACATGTATCCTCACAGGGTATAAAAATTTTATAAACCAGCCTGGAAGCTTTGCTTTACTTAAAGCAGTATATACCTGCGGCACACCAAGAAAAAAGGTAGGACGTTTGAAAAGAAGGACATTTTTAAAGCTCTTCTTTTTAAGCTCCATTACTGACTTTAATATAATTATCGAACACCCAACATAAGTGGGAAGCATAATGCAAGTAGTAAATGCATATGAATGAAACATAGGTAAAAATAATAAAAATCTGTCATTATTTTTAATTTTGAAAGCTTTGTTGCAAGCATCTACATTTGACAATAGATTCATATGAGTAAGCATAGCCCCTTTGGGATTACCTGTTGTCCCTGAAGTATAGATTAAAATAGCGATATCTTCTAAATCCATCTCAGGCACTTCAAAATCAAGAGTCTGGCCTTCGGCAACTTTACTAAGATTAGTCAGATTGCCATCCTGAAAAGAAAATTTATTGACAAGTGAAGGCACATTTAATTCTTTTACTTCACTCCAAAAATTGTCTGAAGTAATCAAAAATTTTGCTTCACAGTTATTTAATATATAGCTTATCTCTTCATCTTTCAAAAATGTGTTTATTGGCACGGCAACAGCACCATTTAAAAATATAGCAAAAATTGAAAATATAAACTCCGGGGAATTTTCAAGAAGCACACCTACCCTATCACCTTTTTTCAAACCCTGCTCTTTCAAGGCGTTAGCATATTTTATTACCAAATCTCTTGTTTGAGAAAATTTATAAACCTTATCCTCAAAAAATATATATTTTTTTGACCCCTTTTTCTTAGCAATAGTCAAAAACATATCCGCTATACTTTTATAATTCATGAAATCCTCCATAAGGTCTTATTCCAAGCTTTCCAAATGTTTCAAGTAGCTTACCGGCAGGAAGCCCCACTACATTGTCATAATCACCATATATCTTTTCCACGAGCAAACTCCCCTTCCCTTGAATTCCGTAAGCGCCTGCTTTATCAAGGGGCTCTTCAGAATCGATATACCAATTGATTATTTCATCATTAAGCTTCTTAAAATATACTTCCGTCTTTTGATAAAACATTTCACATATTTTATGTTTTTTATTTACGACAGCCACACCGGTAATAACTTCATGCATTTTTCCACTTAAAAGTTTTAATATACGTTGAGCATCGTATGCATCTTTAGGCTTACCAATTATCTGGTTATCAAGATATACAATTGTATCAGCCCCCACAATAAAAGCCTCATCATAGATACTTGCAACCCTATACGCCTTCATAGCGGCAATTTTCATAACCTGCTCTTCAACATTAGTATTCTCGTCAAACTTTTCTTCTACCTCTGAAGTAACATATTGGAAATTTATACCTAACTTTGTAAAAATCTCCCGCCTCCTCGGGCTGCCGCTAGCCAGAATAATTTTCTGTAACATCATTCACCTTCATAATATTTTTTATTGTATATTCAACAATTATACCCGTTAAAATTCCGGTTATAAGACCAAGTAGTGAAAAATAAGGGATAATTTTATAAATATCAAGATATTTTATAAAAAAAACTTTAATTACAATAAGTTGAACAATAATATGAAAATATCCTCCTACTGCACCTATTGAAACAGCAGTAATCTTTTTTGAAAATATTTTATATATAATTAACATTATTACAGTAGAAATAATTGTAGATGGCATACTAACTATAATCTTTATAAAAAAGTTACCTGAAATAATAGGTAGCAAAAATGACTTTAATAAAGCTATGTATACAACATATTTTTTTTCATCAAAGATGAATATCCCTATCATAATGGGAATATTTGCAAGTCCAAGTCTTAAAAAGGGGATGGGACTTGGAATAAATATCTCCATAAATCCTAATACTATACACAAAGCTGTCAATATTCCGACAAGGGCACTTTTATTGTGAAATTGCATCAAATTTATTCTCAATACATTTTATTTCAAGAGCTACCTTATTTGGCAGACATACGGCAACCTCTTTACACCTCTCAATAAATTCTGTCTTTATGCAAATTTTATCCCGACAGTCAGATTCAACAAATCTTGCCTTTCCGTCTGTTATCTCAACAATAACATTTTTGCCGTAATCTTTTAAATCGATAAGCCCTTCCCTATTTTTAATTTCAATCTTTTTGTCATCTATATAAAGAAAAAAATGTTTCTCTCCGCTACTCTTGATATTTAAGATTATCATAGACAAAGAAATCAAAAGCAATACTGCGATAATAACAATGTCAAACGGCTTAATTAATTTCAAAATTTTCCCAACCGCAATATTTTAATAGTTTATTATCAAGTGTATAAATCATTACAGGAGTGTTTTCTTTGGCACATATACTTTTTATATCATTTTTTGAGAGAAGAAAAAATACGGTAGCAAGGCCATCAGCTTTTTCCACATTTTCAGCGATAACACTTATACTCTTATAATTGTTTGCATTTTCACCGCTTAAGGCATCAAATATGTGGATATATCGCTTACCATCCTTTTCAAAATAACGCTCATAATTTCCACTGGTAGCTACAGCCTTGTCACTCAAACCGATTACACTTAAAAATTTGCCTTCACCATCAGGGTGTTTGATTGCTATTTTCCATTTTTTCCCATTCTTGTTTCCTGATGCAAAAAGGTCACCACCTGCATTAAAAATAAAGTTGTTTACACCTTTCTGCTTAAGATACCCGCTTGCCTTATCCACAATATAGCCTTTGGCATAAGCACCCATATCTATCCTAATATCTTCACTTTTTATAATTTTGCCATCTTTGATTAAAAATCTATTTTTATGAACTTTTTCAAGTGACTCAGTTAAAGTACTTTCATTCGGCACTTTATATGGCCCTTCAGGAAACCCGTAAAGATAACCGATTGTGCCTACTGAAATATCAAACCTTCCTCCTGAAAGTGTTTTAAAATAATCGTTACGACTTAAAAGGTATTTTATATCATCATCATATTCTGCTGCACCTTTTTCATCTAAATTAAGGGTAAATTTATTTATTTTGCTCTCGAGCGATTCAAGATACCTTAATGCTTCATCCACCTCTTTACTTTTATCTGCATCAAAGGTCACCTCTACGATAGTGCCCATCCAAAAGCCGGTCTTTGATACAAATGTTTGATTACAGGCGGTAATTAACAATAGGGCTAAAGTTGAAAATACAATTTTTTTGAACATTTTTCGCAAAAATCCCTTTTATTTATAACTTCAGTGTAATAACCATCCCTTTTGATAAGCAAATTGCCGCAATCAGGACAATAGCTGTTACCATTATCACCTGCATTGACATTGCCCAAATAAACATAATTTAAATATATTTTTGCTTCTTTATAAAATTCTATCATCTTTTCAATACTTGTGGGAAGCTCAGTGCATTTATAAGTAGGAAAATACCTTGAAATATGAAGGGGTATATCAACACTTATATCTTTTAAAAATTTACACATACGCCTAAAATCATCTATATTATCATTTCTATTAGGTATCAAAAGGAAAGTAACTTCCGTATGGATATTATTTTCAAATAGAGTTTTTATTGTATTTTTGACTGTTTCAAGGTCCCCTTTGACCCATTTGTAAAACTCATCGGTAAACCCCTTCAAATCGATATTGGCAGCATCAATTACCTTAATAAGCTCTAACAGTGGCTCTTTATTTATATTGCCATTACTGACAACTACATTTTTCAAGCCATTATCTCTAAAAGCTTTTCCACAGTCTAACACATATTCAAACCATATTGTAGGCTCGTTATAAGTGTATGCAATCCCTATACTGTTATGTTTTTTCGCCAAATTTACCAAATCTGAAATTGACACTTCCTCTCTAAAAGTTTCCTGTGTGCTGATTGTATAATTTTGGCAAAATTCACATTTCAGATTGCAACCATTTGTACCAATGGATAAAATCTTAGAAGTAGGATAAAAGTGATACAGTGGTTTTTTCTCAATCGGGTCAATATTAACGGATGTAACTTCACCGTAGGATGTCTGATAAAGTCTGCCATCTATATTTTTTCTTATCAGGCATAACCCTGCCCCACCCTTTTTGATTTTACATCTATGGGGGCATAAATTACATCTTACAGCCCCATCTTCAGCAAGTGATTCAAAATAACTTGCCAGTTTTAACATTTACCTGTCTCTTTTTATGACATATTCGGCCAAAAATTCAAGGGCGTCCCTGTATTCATTTTTAGGAAATATATTTAAAAGCTCTTTTGATTTATTTACATAATCATCCACATACCTTTCCGAAGCGGTTTTGATATCATATTTTTTCATCAAGGAGATAATATATGTTAAATCTTCCTCGCTGGCATTTTCAGAGACTATAATATCCCTTAATCTCTGTTTTTCATTCTTGTCAGCCATATCTCTTAACAAAATAAGAGGTAAAGTCATCTTCCCTTCATTCAAATCAGTACCTGGTTTTTTACCTGTTTTTTCAGGGTCACCAAGATAATCAAGAATATCGTCACTCATCTGAAAGGCAAGCCCAACCACTTTGCCAAACTCAGCAAGATTTTTTACTTTTTCATCTTCCAAGCCACCTAAAATCCCACCAATCTCACAGCAAGCAGAAAACAGGACAGCTGTCTTACTAAAAATAATCTTTAAATAATCTTCTATTTTAAGGCTAAACTCTGCAGTTTTGACCAGCTGAAATACTTCCCCTTCACTCATTGTTTTAGCTGCATTTGCCAATATCATCTGCACCCTTGCATCTCCATCCTTTACAAGGTTTATAAAGGCTCTTGAATAAAGAAAATCACCGCAAAGCACGGTTATATCATTACCAAAAACATTATTTGCGCTTTTTCTGCCACGTCTGTATTTTGCCCCGTCAATAACATCATCATGAAGCAAAGTGGCAGTATGAATATACTCTACCACACCACTTAAAACTGTGGCTCTATCTCCGGAGTAACCACACAACTTTGAAGCTAACACCATAAACACAGGCCTTAACCTCTTGCCGCCACTTTCAAATACATAAGAGGCCACTTCATTAACCATCTCAACATCAGAATCAAGGTTTCTAATAAGCTCCTTTTCAACACTTTCCATTTCAGGCATAATCATCTGATAAACATAATTAATATCCATTATATTCTCACACCTCTTGTAAATTTAAATTTTGGGTATTGATAAATATATAAAACTGCCTATAATTTTTAGGCGAATATACATTAAGATTTTTTTTTAGTAAAGGATGTTTATGAATTTTACGAAAGCTGAAGAAAAATTTTTAACTTATCTCAAGATTTTTGACGGACTTAATATTCAGGGGAATAAAAATCTCACTGTTTGTGATATATCATTTAACGATTATTTGACAGCTGGTTATCTTAAAGAAAAAAAGGTTTTCGGTAGAATCTATAATGTGGCTTTTTCCAATATAAAAACTATTGACGGAATAATATCTGTCCCTGTGCAAGGGAATCTTGCTTTTACCATAAATAGGTTGAAATGCGACTTATTGATATCTATGGGCGGAACATACAAATTTCAGCCTTTATACGATGTAATACATTCGCTTCATAGATGTCTAAACCTCGCCGGCAGACTAATACTTGTAGTTTATCCCGATATTTATGACGAATATGGCAAAGATATCTTAAACGGTCTGAGTCAGATATCCCAAAATGCAGTAAAAGAAAAGTTAAACCGCTGGTTTGTGACATTAAAAAATTCATTGAGCAATATATTTGTAGATGTCAAAGAGGAAACTATAATGCAGGAAACTTCTCTTGAGGAGATAAAGGCGATTTTTGGAAATGACAATTACTTTAACCCCCTTTTCAAGGATAACGAATTTTTTGAATCATTTTTTAAACCGATAGAGACCGCAAATAAAAAATACACATTATCTTGGCGGGTAATCAGAGCCTTAAAAATTTAAAACGGAGGGAAAATATGGAATTTATAAACACAAAAAATGCACCTGCTGCAATAGGTCCATATTCTCAAGCTGTTAAGGTAAACAATATGCTTTTTGTTTCAGGTCAAATACCTATAAATCCTCAAACAGGTGAGCTTGTCTTAACAAACATAGAAGATGAAACAAAACTTGTGCTTAACAATCTAAAAAATATTATTGAGCATGCAGGATTCAGCTTAAACGAAGTTGCAAAGGTAACTGTCTTTATTAAAGATATGAATAACTTTGCCAAAATAAATGCTATCTATGAAGAATTTTTTGGCAGCCATAAACCTGCCCGCGCAGTTGTGGAAGTAGCAAGACTCCCCAAAGATGTTGATATCGAGGTTGAGGCTGTTTGCGTTAAAGATTAAATAATTTGAACTTAATAGACAATTCGCGACAACATGTTAAAGTTTAAATATTTGAATATTAAGCCTTTATCATTATTTACTACTTTTCTTACTGTTTACTAATTACATTTTACCAACTATTTTAAACTTACTACTTCCACTTCCTTTTTCTCCGGATTAAAAATAAATTTACCCGCCCTCACTAGCTTATTTAATTCTAAATAATATTCTCCAATTGCAGCTATCACGCCTGGCATTGCCTCTTTATGAAAAATTATCTCACTGTCAACCCCCTCTTTCAGCCTTGATTTTATTTCATCCATACTTTGATAAATGTGGTAAAGGTTTCTTCTAACTTTTTTCTTTTCCTCTATTAGCCTATTAACAACTTTCCTCTTTTCTTCATCCAGTGAGTCCATCCTCTGCTCAATGCTACCCAAAAAATTTAATATTTGTTGCAACGATTTTTCCAAATTATTCTTTTCCTCGGTAAGCTTTGAAAGCCTTGATACGTATTTTGCGGAAGCACCTACTACTATTTTTGTCTTTGTAAATGACGGTGAACCAAGGATATTTGCTTCCAAACCTTTTGTGGCATAGAATACACCGCCGTATATGTTACCAGGCTTACCAAGGCAGGTTATCTTACCGTCTGTGACCACCATGGAATCTCTAATAAGATTTTTAACAGCAATATCTTCATTTGCCACTACATCCGCAAACTGTATAAATGTAGCCTCAACAGACTTACCGGCTCTTACCTTGCACCTTTTAGCGTGGCTACTCCCTATAATCCCTTCCTTGACAATAATATTCCCTTTTGCATGCGCTTCACCTGATATCGTATTGGCAATAATATTTTCACCCGACTTTACGGTAAAACCTGCCTGAAGCTCCCCTGTAATAATAACAGAGCCGGGGAACTCAATATTACCCGTTTTGTAATCAACATTCCCTCTTACAAAATATACGTTTGATACTTCAAGCTCTACCACATTCCCAATAAACTTATACCCCAAAAGGCCGTCAATAGTGCTGTAAAATATATTATTTTTTTTTAGTACATTTTCATTGAGCTTTACTATAATATCCTCGCCGTCTTTTGCCTCTAATATCTCTCCGGTGACTAAAAAGCCTGACTTCCCCTTTGTAGGTGGGTTATAATATGCGACAGGCGAGTCCTTCTTCACAATTCCAAGCTTATTTTTCTTAATATTTTTATAATCTATCCTATCAAGCGACTCTTCGACGAAAAAATCTTCCTGCTGCTCATCCGATTTAAGCAGCACTTCCGCATTATAACCGTTAACAGCAGGCTTACCTTCAGCCACCAAAAATGTAGATTCAATTTTTTTACTCTCTGAATTGACAAGGTGCACAAGGAGGTCAATCTTATCCTCCATAATCCCTTTTTTTACACCATTTTCATTTAAAAGCTCTAAAATATAATCTCTGTCAATTTTTTTGGGCTTTGGAGGGACTAAAATATAAGCCTTCATCTTGTTTTTTGTAATCATTACCTCAAAATCATCTAAAAAAACTTCTTCAAAAAGTTTTCCTGACTTTCCGATATTTGAAGATTTTAGAGAAAATTCAAGGAGATATTTTTTATCCCCCTCACCGTCTGATGAAATAAGCTTATATTCAAGCTCAGAAAAATCCTTATTAAAATATTTTTTAGCCTTTTCAAACCCTTCATTTATGCTTTTAGCATATATTCTGGTCTTTGTAAGCTCTCCCAATTAAGCACTCCCGAATGCATTTAATAATAAATTATAGCACAATAACAAGTAATTTCTCATTGAAGTTTAATTATATATAAATTATAATTTAAAAATCAACACTTAAAAAGAGGTTAGCCTATGTGTAACAAAAATATAGAGAAAAAATACAAAATAATTTTTGAAAATGCCGGAATACCAATCTACACTATCTCAAAAGATGGTAAGATATTAGAAGCTAACAAGGCTGCAGCCGAGCTTTTTGAAACTGACCTTAATAATCTAATCGGCAAAAAAATCGAGGACTTTTATTTCAATATAGATGATAGAAAAGTATTTCTTGAAGCCCTTCAAAAAAATAAAAAGCTCAAAAATTACCATATTAAATTTAAGACGGCAAAAAATAAGATTATCGATGTCCTTGCAAATGTCGAAATGTGGGATGATGAAGACAGTGAAATATTGCACCAAGGCACGTTAGTCAATATTACCGATTTAATAGGGCTTACCAACAAACTAAAAAACCTTGAGCTTATGAAATACAATGCTCAACTAATAAGAAATCTAATCTCTGACATGAAAGATAAACTGACTGAGCTTTTGGTGATAAATGACTTGTTGCAAATGACTCATAATGGCAATGCATATCTCATCAAAAGCGAATCATTGCTTGAAAATATGTCAAAATTGATAGGCAAATATGAAAATCTTTTTCCTGACGATAATATTACAAGGGAGAAGATAGACCTTGCAAATTTTCTTCTTGAGCACAAAAAACTTTTCAAAGAGATTTTCTCTGAAAGCCTCAACATTACCTTAGTATTAAATACTGAAAATGCAACAATAATGAGTGACTATACTCAAATACTTCAAATATTTACAAGTATATTGCAAAACAGTGCCGAAGCGATAATGGCCAAAGGTGAAGAGAAAGGGAAGATAGAAATTATATTGAATGAAAAAGATATCAAAGGTCACACATATTTATCTGACGGCAAATATATAGAAATAATTATCAAAGACAACGGAATAGGTATTAAGGAGGATAATTTACAAAATATATTTTCCGTAGAATATACCGCAAAAGCCGGCAAGGGGAAAGGCCTTAGTCTGCCTGTTATCCTTTCTATCATAAATGCGTTAAACGGGGACATAAAGATTGAAAGTATTTACGGAGTGGGTACTACCGTGACAATACTTCTGCCCGTTTTAAATAACGAAGAAGAAAACGAACATTTTGACGAATTGGAGCTTTTTGATGAGTTAGATAGTAACAAAACCGTTTTTTTTGTGGATGATGATGACATAATAAGAGAAGCATTTGCAGCTAATCTTGAAAAAAGAGGATTTAATCTAATTCAGTCAAACAATCCGCAAGATGCCCTTGAAAAATTAAAAGAGTATTTCCCGTTAATCGATATAGCAGTAATAGATATCAGGATGCCCGGTATGACAGGGGGAAAGCTTTATGAAACTATAAAGGAAAAATATGGGCACTTACCTGTAATTTTTATCTCAGGTTATGAAGATGATGATGAAATTATGAGTATAAAAAGCAATTATACATTTCTAAAAAAACCTTTCTCAACAGATGATTTAGTGGCAGAAATCAATAAAAATCTTAAGGTAGATAACAGATGGATGAAATAATTGAAAATAAAATTCTCGAAATAGTGCTTAATTCAAGTCAAAAAGGGATTTGTATACTTGACACGTATAAAAATGTTATTTTGGCAAATGATCCTGCATTAGACATCTTAGGCTATAATGATAAATCTGAGCTTTTGGGGAAAGACTTTCATTTTCTTGTACATAAAAGCTTGGAAACTGAAGATGAATGTATTGTATGTAAATCTCAAATAGATGGTAAAATCTATAGAAACCTATGCACAAAATATCTAAAAAAAGATGGCAATACCATATTAGCTCAAATTCAGGTTTATCCTTTTAAAATAAACAATGACTCAAAATACTGGACAATGCTTGTATTTGAGGAAATTACAGACAGCAATCTTGCAATATTAAACTTCCCCTTTATCGTGAAAATGATTGAGCAGTCAAAAACAGGCTTTGTAATAACCGACTTAGACGGTAATATTGAGTATATCAATGATGGATATTGTGAAATAACAGGCTATGAAAAGTCTGAATTACTCGGTCAAAATCCACGAATATTAAAAAGTGGTAAGCTAAACAGAGAATTTTACAAAAAGCTGAGGGACACAATTACTTCCGGAAATACATTTGCTGATACGTTAATAAACAAAAAAAAGAATGGAGAGATTTATTATGAAGATGGGATAATATTCCCTTTAAAAGATGATAATAATCAAACTATCAAATATGCAGCAATTAAAATAGATATTACGAAAGAAAAACAGCTTGAAGAAACACTCTTTAAAATGCAAAAACTTGAAACTGTAGGACAGCTTGCCGCAGGGGTAGCCCACGACTTCAATAATATTTTGACAGGGTTTAATGCTTATCTTGAAGTATTACAATACCAAATACAAAATGAAAATAGCTCACATATATTGGACAAATTAAAAGAGTTATCCGATAAAGCTGCCACACTTGTATCTCACCTGCTGGGCTACAGCA
This DNA window, taken from Deferrivibrio essentukiensis, encodes the following:
- a CDS encoding helix-turn-helix domain-containing protein — encoded protein: MIQKNFHIKLKSLRKSQGVSLLQLANAIGKTKSYISMIENNKATPSISTLKQIASFFGLTLAEFFEDEDNRLHINKEVFKLADDARLIYSKKGEYNLYLLIDNPKLKMKTYLVELMPNGGYEQELKHEGEEQGYILEGKIQLSLDGITHELEKDEYFYFNSSKKHKVKNISNKVAKIFWVYLP
- a CDS encoding J domain-containing protein, producing the protein MDINECYDTLGLTRDASFEQVHKRFIELSKRFHPDSKFNISDTDKVYYQERFKEINEAYQTIKSSYDGKTIAITENRNRNLSNYDIAKAYYAKGVNFLKEGDINNALDCFLNAYRKDETNPRYLRNVVKCLMEKPRRLHESKEYCMKLIKLEDYNGENFFLLGKIYYKAELKSAALNYLKKAKMLNYKNSELDTLLEELDGKPGFARKVFSIFGKNKD
- a CDS encoding long-chain-fatty-acid--CoA ligase — encoded protein: MNYKSIADMFLTIAKKKGSKKYIFFEDKVYKFSQTRDLVIKYANALKEQGLKKGDRVGVLLENSPEFIFSIFAIFLNGAVAVPINTFLKDEEISYILNNCEAKFLITSDNFWSEVKELNVPSLVNKFSFQDGNLTNLSKVAEGQTLDFEVPEMDLEDIAILIYTSGTTGNPKGAMLTHMNLLSNVDACNKAFKIKNNDRFLLFLPMFHSYAFTTCIMLPTYVGCSIIILKSVMELKKKSFKNVLLFKRPTFFLGVPQVYTALSKAKLPGWFIKFLYPVRIHVSGGAPLPEEILKEFEGKFKRPIIEGYGLSEASPVVAVNRLEEQRAYSVGPALPGVEVKVVDDNEEELPVGAVGELIVKGPNVMKGYWGLPEVTKMTIKNGWLFTGDMARLDEDGFIYIVDRKKDLIIVKGINLYPREIEELLYTVDGVEAAAVIGIPDKASGEVPVAYLLPKEGAKLDPAAIKEFLKEHLANFKVPRHIYVVDELPLTATGKVLKRKLKEQVLSKGMNV
- a CDS encoding Maf family protein, translated to MLQKIILASGSPRRREIFTKLGINFQYVTSEVEEKFDENTNVEEQVMKIAAMKAYRVASIYDEAFIVGADTIVYLDNQIIGKPKDAYDAQRILKLLSGKMHEVITGVAVVNKKHKICEMFYQKTEVYFKKLNDEIINWYIDSEEPLDKAGAYGIQGKGSLLVEKIYGDYDNVVGLPAGKLLETFGKLGIRPYGGFHEL
- a CDS encoding Gx transporter family protein; the encoded protein is MQFHNKSALVGILTALCIVLGFMEIFIPSPIPFLRLGLANIPIMIGIFIFDEKKYVVYIALLKSFLLPIISGNFFIKIIVSMPSTIISTVIMLIIYKIFSKKITAVSIGAVGGYFHIIVQLIVIKVFFIKYLDIYKIIPYFSLLGLITGILTGIIVEYTIKNIMKVNDVTENYSG
- a CDS encoding NusG domain II-containing protein; translation: MKLIKPFDIVIIAVLLLISLSMIILNIKSSGEKHFFLYIDDKKIEIKNREGLIDLKDYGKNVIVEITDGKARFVESDCRDKICIKTEFIERCKEVAVCLPNKVALEIKCIENKFDAISQ
- a CDS encoding FAD:protein FMN transferase, with product MFKKIVFSTLALLLITACNQTFVSKTGFWMGTIVEVTFDADKSKEVDEALRYLESLESKINKFTLNLDEKGAAEYDDDIKYLLSRNDYFKTLSGGRFDISVGTIGYLYGFPEGPYKVPNESTLTESLEKVHKNRFLIKDGKIIKSEDIRIDMGAYAKGYIVDKASGYLKQKGVNNFIFNAGGDLFASGNKNGKKWKIAIKHPDGEGKFLSVIGLSDKAVATSGNYERYFEKDGKRYIHIFDALSGENANNYKSISVIAENVEKADGLATVFFLLSKNDIKSICAKENTPVMIYTLDNKLLKYCGWENFEIN
- the amrS gene encoding AmmeMemoRadiSam system radical SAM enzyme, with amino-acid sequence MLKLASYFESLAEDGAVRCNLCPHRCKIKKGGAGLCLIRKNIDGRLYQTSYGEVTSVNIDPIEKKPLYHFYPTSKILSIGTNGCNLKCEFCQNYTISTQETFREEVSISDLVNLAKKHNSIGIAYTYNEPTIWFEYVLDCGKAFRDNGLKNVVVSNGNINKEPLLELIKVIDAANIDLKGFTDEFYKWVKGDLETVKNTIKTLFENNIHTEVTFLLIPNRNDNIDDFRRMCKFLKDISVDIPLHISRYFPTYKCTELPTSIEKMIEFYKEAKIYLNYVYLGNVNAGDNGNSYCPDCGNLLIKRDGYYTEVINKRDFCEKCSKKLYFQL
- a CDS encoding polyprenyl synthetase family protein; protein product: MDINYVYQMIMPEMESVEKELIRNLDSDVEMVNEVASYVFESGGKRLRPVFMVLASKLCGYSGDRATVLSGVVEYIHTATLLHDDVIDGAKYRRGRKSANNVFGNDITVLCGDFLYSRAFINLVKDGDARVQMILANAAKTMSEGEVFQLVKTAEFSLKIEDYLKIIFSKTAVLFSACCEIGGILGGLEDEKVKNLAEFGKVVGLAFQMSDDILDYLGDPEKTGKKPGTDLNEGKMTLPLILLRDMADKNEKQRLRDIIVSENASEEDLTYIISLMKKYDIKTASERYVDDYVNKSKELLNIFPKNEYRDALEFLAEYVIKRDR
- a CDS encoding RidA family protein yields the protein MEFINTKNAPAAIGPYSQAVKVNNMLFVSGQIPINPQTGELVLTNIEDETKLVLNNLKNIIEHAGFSLNEVAKVTVFIKDMNNFAKINAIYEEFFGSHKPARAVVEVARLPKDVDIEVEAVCVKD